The Trichomycterus rosablanca isolate fTriRos1 chromosome 15, fTriRos1.hap1, whole genome shotgun sequence genome contains a region encoding:
- the LOC134329476 gene encoding CMRF35-like molecule 1 → MKLHILGWLVFGIQTEISAVLRLQGTENKQLNITCTHSWATTNVKYFCRQLCGDGDVLVRSAGVLKRAQKGRYSLFDGGGRFTVGIDGLMKSDGGRYWCGVERVGMDTFEEVFINVLDAPLGPETPEVKPSLFTTLGNKTPTPRNGNLPISAKDGAKLGSHYQHVPPAGQPKIQDTMR, encoded by the exons ATGAAGCTCCACATCCTTGGCTGGCTTGTTTTTG GTATTCAGACAGAAATCTCAGCTGTACTGAGACTACAAGGCACGGAGAACAAGCAGCTCAACATCACCTGCACGCATTCGTGGGCCACGACGAACGTCAAGTACTTCTGCAGGCAGCTCTGTGGCGACGGGGACGTCCTCGTCCGGTCCGCGGGGGTCCTGAAGAGAGCGCAGAAGGGACGGTACTCTCTGTTCGACGGCGGAGGGCGGTTCACGGTCGGCATCGACGGGCTGATGAAGTCTGACGGAGGACGGTACTGGTGTGGGGTGGAGAGGGTGGGCATGGACACGTTTGAAGAAGTCTTTATTAACGTGCTGGATG CCCCACTGGGACCTGAAACCCCCGAAGTGAAACCATCTCTGTTCACGACCCTCGGCAACAAGACTCCTACGCCCAGGAACGGAAACCTGCCAATCTCAGCTAAAG ACGGGGCAAAACTTGGCTCACATTACCAG CACGTACCACCTGCAGGACAACCAAAGATCCAGGACACGATGAG ATAA
- the dnajb1b gene encoding dnaJ homolog subfamily B member 1b isoform X2 produces MGKDYYSILGIQKGASEDEIKKAYRKQALKYHPDKNKSPNAEEKFKEIAEAYDVLSDPKKKDIYDRFGEEGLKGGAGGGGGPNGPGFTYTFQGDPHAMFSEFFGGRNPFEHIFTMGGMGGMGGMGGDEKMDTDEPFAGFGLGGGRPFGGRPGKKQDPPVTHELRVSLEEVLRGCTKKMKISRRRLNPDGRGTRKEDKLLTVEVKKGWKEGTKITFPKEGDQTPTNIPADVVFIVKDKPHPVFKRDGSDIVYPAKVTLKELRELIQLGMVGRALGYQSEDCRFKSRLCSLTPTSK; encoded by the exons ATGGGGAAGGATTATTACAGCATTCTGGGGATTCAGAAAGGAGCTTCGGAGGACGAAATCAAGAAAGCTTATCGCAAGCAAGCTTTAAAATACCATCCTGATAAAAACAAGTCTCCTAATGCTGAGGAGAAGTTCAAGGAGATCGCCGAGGCTTACGACGTCCTGAGTGATCCGAAAAAGAAGGACATTTATGATAGATTTGGAGAAGAGG GATTGAAGGGCGGCGCCGGTGGAGGTGGCGGTCCGAACGGCCCCGGCTTCACCTACACGTTCCAGGGCGACCCTCACGCCATGTTCAGCGAGTTCTTCGGCGGGCGCAACCCCTTCGAGCACATCTTCACCATGGGCGGCATGGGCGGAATGGGCGGCATGGGCGGCGACGAGAAGATGGACACAGACGAGCCGTTCGCCGGATTCGGCCTGGGAGGCGGGCGGCCCTTCGGCGGGCGTCCGGGTAAGAAGCAGGACCCGCCGGTGACCCACGAGCTGCGCGTCAGCCTGGAGGAGGTGCTCCGGGGCTGCACCAAGAAGATGAAGATCTCGCGGCGGCGGCTCAACCCGGACGGGCGCGGCACGCGAAAGGAGGACAAGCTGCTGACGGTGGAGGTGAAGAAGGGCTGGAAGGAGGGCACCAAGATCACCTTCCCCAAAGAGGGCGACCAGACGCCCACCAACATCCCCGCCGACGTGGTGTTCATCGTCAAGGACAAGCCGCATCCCGTGTTCAAGAGGGACGGATCGGACATCGTCTACCCCGCCAAGGTCACGCTCAAGGAG CTTAGGGAACTTATCCAGCTTGGgatggtgggtagagctttgggctatcaatctgaAGACTGTCGGTTCAAGTCCAGACTCTgctctctgaccccaacttcgaaataa
- the dnajb1b gene encoding dnaJ homolog subfamily B member 1b isoform X1 encodes MGKDYYSILGIQKGASEDEIKKAYRKQALKYHPDKNKSPNAEEKFKEIAEAYDVLSDPKKKDIYDRFGEEGLKGGAGGGGGPNGPGFTYTFQGDPHAMFSEFFGGRNPFEHIFTMGGMGGMGGMGGDEKMDTDEPFAGFGLGGGRPFGGRPGKKQDPPVTHELRVSLEEVLRGCTKKMKISRRRLNPDGRGTRKEDKLLTVEVKKGWKEGTKITFPKEGDQTPTNIPADVVFIVKDKPHPVFKRDGSDIVYPAKVTLKEALCGCTVKAPTLDGRTVPLPVREIVRPGMKRRITGEGLPLPKSPERRGDLIVEFEVKFPEGLSQDAKDTISRVLP; translated from the exons ATGGGGAAGGATTATTACAGCATTCTGGGGATTCAGAAAGGAGCTTCGGAGGACGAAATCAAGAAAGCTTATCGCAAGCAAGCTTTAAAATACCATCCTGATAAAAACAAGTCTCCTAATGCTGAGGAGAAGTTCAAGGAGATCGCCGAGGCTTACGACGTCCTGAGTGATCCGAAAAAGAAGGACATTTATGATAGATTTGGAGAAGAGG GATTGAAGGGCGGCGCCGGTGGAGGTGGCGGTCCGAACGGCCCCGGCTTCACCTACACGTTCCAGGGCGACCCTCACGCCATGTTCAGCGAGTTCTTCGGCGGGCGCAACCCCTTCGAGCACATCTTCACCATGGGCGGCATGGGCGGAATGGGCGGCATGGGCGGCGACGAGAAGATGGACACAGACGAGCCGTTCGCCGGATTCGGCCTGGGAGGCGGGCGGCCCTTCGGCGGGCGTCCGGGTAAGAAGCAGGACCCGCCGGTGACCCACGAGCTGCGCGTCAGCCTGGAGGAGGTGCTCCGGGGCTGCACCAAGAAGATGAAGATCTCGCGGCGGCGGCTCAACCCGGACGGGCGCGGCACGCGAAAGGAGGACAAGCTGCTGACGGTGGAGGTGAAGAAGGGCTGGAAGGAGGGCACCAAGATCACCTTCCCCAAAGAGGGCGACCAGACGCCCACCAACATCCCCGCCGACGTGGTGTTCATCGTCAAGGACAAGCCGCATCCCGTGTTCAAGAGGGACGGATCGGACATCGTCTACCCCGCCAAGGTCACGCTCAAGGAG GCCCTGTGCGGCTGCACGGTGAAAGCCCCCACGCTGGACGGACGCACCGTCCCGCTCCCCGTCCGGGAGATCGTCCGCCCCGGGATGAAGCGGCGCATCACCGGCGAGGGCCTCCCGCTGCCCAAGAGCCCGGAGCGGCGGGGCGACCTGATCGTGGAGTTCGAGGTGAAGTTCCCGGAGGGGCTGAGTCAGGACGCCAAGGACACCATCTCTCGGGTCCTGCCCTGA
- the LOC134328491 gene encoding B-cell receptor CD22-like, producing MVDAQGICDAQDGWGVTYTQKSTCALKGSTVILSCTYTYPNYYKVQTVFWTKGEVARGEEPPDLASDPEYSGRVQYGDKLNKCTLKLSKVTEKDQRRYYFRFITDQPGGKYQGKDGVQLYVTVLQVEVPETVKEGAAVTLRCKTTCTLTDNPTFTWYRNQQQLQTTNSHSSELYLRSVRMDDGGRYQCAVGDHRSSAVTLNVGCIQVEVPETVKEGAAVTLTCKSTCTLTYNPTFTWYRNQQQLQTTTTYYYYPYYYYTELYLQSVRMEDGGRYQCAVGDHRSSPVTLNVGCLQVEVPETVTEGSDVTLRCKITCRLTDNPIITWYRNKQQLHTANTYTTTYSSTYTYNDLYLWPVRMEDGGRYQCAVGDRRSSAVTLNVEYPPKRVSVSVSPSGEIMEESSVTLTCSSDAKPAASYQWFEGTSYKETGETFTIHEIRSDDGGEYKCRARNELGDQYSTAVNIDVHYPPRSVSVTVSPSGEITEGSLVTLTCSAVSNPPVENSTWYKEQTYKGSGETLTVRNISSEDGGEYKCKCIYKLQAKYSGPKILKVLYPPKRVSVSVSSSAEPDQSGLVNLTCSADADPPVESYVWYKEGGSSAVGSGQSYGARPGESYYCRAQNKLGEQTAAAQFVTSIGMDVTGLQVQLYMQRVEL from the exons ATGGTTGATGCTCAAG GAATCTGTGATGCTCAGGATGGATGGGGTGTGACTTACACTCAGAAATCTACCTGTGCTCTAAAGGGATCTACAGTGATCCTGAGCTGCACTTACACATACCCAAATTATTACAAAGTTCAAACAGTTTTCTGGACTAAGGGGGAGGTGGCCCGTGGTGAAGAGCCTCCTGATCTGGCTTCAGACCCGGAGTACAGCGGTAGAGTTCAGTACGGAGACAAATTGAATAAATGCACTCTCAAACTGTCTAAGGTTACAGAAAAAGACCAAAGGAGATATTACTTCAGATTTATAACTGATCAACCTGGAGGAAAGTATCAAGGTAAAGATGGAGTTCAGCTTTACGTTACAG TTCTTCAGGTGGAGGTTCCAGAGACAGTAAAAGAAGGAGCTGCAGTAACTCTCAGATGTAAAACAACCTGCACACTGACTGATAATCCAACATTCACCTGGTACAGAAATCAACAACAACTACAAACCACCAACTCCCACTCCTCTGAGCTTTATCTGCGGTCAGTCAGGATGGATGATGGAGGTCGTTATCAGTGTGCTGTAGGAGATCATCGCTCCTCTGCTGTGACTCTTAATGTAGGAT GTATTCAGGTGGAGGTTCCAGAGACAGTAAAAGAAGGAGCTGCAGTAACTCTCACCTGTAAATCAACCTGCACACTGACCTATAATCCAACATTCACCTGGTACAGAAATCAACAACAACTACAAACCACAACCACCTACTACTACTAcccctactactactacaccGAGCTTTATCTGCAGTCAGTCAGGATGGAGGATGGAGGTCGTTATCAGTGTGCTGTAGGAGATCATCGCTCCTCTCCTGTGACTCTTAATGTAGGAT GTCTTCAGGTAGAGGTTCCAGAGACAGTGACTGAAGGAAGTGATGTAACTCTCAGATGTAAAATCACCTGCAGACTGACTGATAATCCAATAATCACCTGGTACAGAAATAAACAACAACTCCACACAGCCAACACCTACACCACTACCTACAGCAGTACCTACACCTACAACGATCTTTATCTGTGGCCAGTCAGGATGGAGGATGGAGGTCGTTATCAGTGTGCTGTAGGAGATCGTCGCTCCTCTGCTGTGACTCTTAATGTAGAAT ATCCTCCAAAAAGAGTCTCAGTGTCCGTCAGTCCTTCAGGTGAAATAATGGAGGAAAGTTCAGTAACTCTGACCTGCAGCAGTGATGCTAAACCAGCCGCCTCATATCAGTGGTTTGAAGGAACGAGCTACAAAGAAACAGGAGAAACGTTTACAATCCACGAGATCAGATCTGATGATGGAGGAGAATATAAATGTCGGGCCAGGAATGAACTCGGAGATCAGTACTCTACTGCTGTAAATATTGATGTTCACT ATCCTCCGAGGAGCGTCTCAGTGACCGTCAGTCCTTCAGGTGAAATAACGGAGGGCAGTTTGGTGACTCTGACCTGCAGCGCTGTTTCTAACCCCCCTGTGGAGAACTCCACCTGGTATAAAGAACAAACCTATAAAGGAAGTGGAGAAACCCTCACTGTTAGGAACATCAGCTCTGAGGATGGTGGAGAGTACAAGTGCAAGTGCATCTATAAACTACAAGCCAAATACTCTGGTCCTAAAATTCTAAAGGTTTTGT ATCCTCCTAAAAGAGTCTCGGTGTCGGTTAGTTCCTCTGCTGAACCTGATCAGAGCGGTTTAGTGAATCTGACCTGCAGTGCTGATGCTGACCCCCCTGTGGAGAGCTACGTCTGGTATAAAGAAGGTGGAAGCTCAGCTGTAGGATCTGGACAGAGTTACGGCGCTCGGCCGGGTGAATCCTACTACTGCCGGGCTCAGAATAAACTCGGGGAGCAGACGGCGGCGGCGCAGTTCGTTACCTCGATCGGTATGGACGTTACT GGACTCCAGGTGCAGCTCTATATGCAGCGGGTGGAGTTATAG